The following are from one region of the Quercus robur chromosome 1, dhQueRobu3.1, whole genome shotgun sequence genome:
- the LOC126691814 gene encoding protein ASYMMETRIC LEAVES 2 isoform X2, with product MASSSNSPCAACKFLRRKCQPECVFAPYFPPDQPQKFANVHKVFGASNVTKLLNELHPHQREDAVNSLAFEADMRLRDPVYGCVGLISVLQHQLRQLQMEISCAKSELSKYQNLGIASHGLIAAAANNYNHQQNLGINLIGGGGGVRDHHHHYHHQFFPRDQQQLIRSFDGGNNYDASLLAMNVSANLQLSQFPQPRAAAGDDRRTIDPS from the coding sequence ATGGCGTCTTCATCAAATTCCCCATGTGCAGCTTGCAAGTTTCTGAGGCGAAAATGCCAGCCGGAGTGTGTTTTTGCACCCTATTTCCCACCGGACCAACCACAAAAATTTGCAAACGTCCACAAAGTGTTTGGTGCAAGCAACGTCACCAAACTTCTCAACGAGTTGCACCCCCACCAGCGTGAAGACGCCGTCAATTCTCTCGCCTTTGAGGCTGACATGCGTCTCCGTGACCCTGTCTATGGCTGCGTCGGACTCATTTCCGTCCTCCAACACCAACTCCGCCAACTCCAAATGGAAATCAGTTGTGCCAAATCTGAACTCTCTAAATACCAAAACTTAGGAATCGCCAGTCACGGCCTAATTGCCGCTGCTGCCAACAATTACAACCATCAGCAGAACTTGGGGATTAATCTGATTGGTGGCGGTGGCGGCGTGAGGGACCACCATCACCATTACCATCACCAATTCTTTCCAAGGGATCAACAGCAGCTGATAAGGAGCTTTGATGGCGGAAACAACTATGATGCAAGCCTTTTGGCGATGAACGTCTCAGCAAACCTACAACTCAGTCAGTTTCCGCAACCTAGGGCTGCTGCTGGGGATGACCGCCGCACTATTGATCCCTCTTAG
- the LOC126691814 gene encoding protein ASYMMETRIC LEAVES 2 isoform X1, with translation MCNVIRENPRARWNMASSSNSPCAACKFLRRKCQPECVFAPYFPPDQPQKFANVHKVFGASNVTKLLNELHPHQREDAVNSLAFEADMRLRDPVYGCVGLISVLQHQLRQLQMEISCAKSELSKYQNLGIASHGLIAAAANNYNHQQNLGINLIGGGGGVRDHHHHYHHQFFPRDQQQLIRSFDGGNNYDASLLAMNVSANLQLSQFPQPRAAAGDDRRTIDPS, from the exons ATGTGTAATGTTATCAGAGAAAATCCT AGAGCAAGGTGGAACATGGCGTCTTCATCAAATTCCCCATGTGCAGCTTGCAAGTTTCTGAGGCGAAAATGCCAGCCGGAGTGTGTTTTTGCACCCTATTTCCCACCGGACCAACCACAAAAATTTGCAAACGTCCACAAAGTGTTTGGTGCAAGCAACGTCACCAAACTTCTCAACGAGTTGCACCCCCACCAGCGTGAAGACGCCGTCAATTCTCTCGCCTTTGAGGCTGACATGCGTCTCCGTGACCCTGTCTATGGCTGCGTCGGACTCATTTCCGTCCTCCAACACCAACTCCGCCAACTCCAAATGGAAATCAGTTGTGCCAAATCTGAACTCTCTAAATACCAAAACTTAGGAATCGCCAGTCACGGCCTAATTGCCGCTGCTGCCAACAATTACAACCATCAGCAGAACTTGGGGATTAATCTGATTGGTGGCGGTGGCGGCGTGAGGGACCACCATCACCATTACCATCACCAATTCTTTCCAAGGGATCAACAGCAGCTGATAAGGAGCTTTGATGGCGGAAACAACTATGATGCAAGCCTTTTGGCGATGAACGTCTCAGCAAACCTACAACTCAGTCAGTTTCCGCAACCTAGGGCTGCTGCTGGGGATGACCGCCGCACTATTGATCCCTCTTAG